From Candidatus Amoebophilus asiaticus 5a2, the proteins below share one genomic window:
- a CDS encoding NAD(P)/FAD-dependent oxidoreductase, whose protein sequence is MEKHTSIWQKTKISTQNYPQLDKEIKTEIAIVGGGITGLTAATELLGTNKNICIIEAGKIGEGTTGHSTGNLYIPIQSLLSTIASKFNKETVKTIIDSRLYSLNYIERMIKEHEIDCNFLKRTLYIYTNDSKKVKKLQTELELFKQNGLDVSIAYELPIPVKFIFAIKIENQARFNPSTYIDKLAHNLTQHNCKIFEKSPVVNIKESYNACRIETESSVVIANQVLVTTHIPKGINKLQFVSFPYRSYAIAFNLKDKKYSNRVLPKLNIKVHSYKFQQ, encoded by the coding sequence ATGGAAAAACACACCTCAATCTGGCAAAAAACCAAGATTTCTACTCAAAACTACCCCCAATTAGATAAAGAAATCAAGACCGAAATTGCTATAGTTGGTGGAGGAATTACTGGCCTTACAGCTGCAACTGAGCTACTAGGTACGAATAAGAATATTTGCATTATAGAAGCAGGAAAAATAGGAGAAGGAACAACAGGGCATTCAACTGGAAATTTGTATATACCTATACAATCTCTGCTTTCCACGATTGCCTCAAAATTTAATAAGGAGACAGTAAAAACAATTATAGATTCTCGTTTATATAGCCTCAACTATATAGAAAGAATGATAAAAGAGCATGAAATAGATTGTAATTTCTTAAAACGGACTTTGTATATTTATACTAATGATTCAAAAAAAGTTAAAAAACTGCAAACCGAACTAGAGTTATTTAAGCAGAATGGACTAGATGTATCCATAGCTTATGAATTACCAATTCCTGTAAAATTTATATTTGCTATTAAAATAGAAAATCAAGCCAGGTTTAATCCTTCTACATACATAGATAAATTAGCACATAACCTTACACAGCATAATTGTAAAATTTTTGAAAAGAGCCCAGTTGTTAATATAAAAGAATCATATAATGCTTGCCGTATAGAAACTGAGAGTAGTGTAGTCATAGCCAACCAAGTTCTAGTTACTACTCATATTCCTAAAGGAATAAATAAACTGCAGTTTGTTAGCTTCCCATATAGAAGTTATGCCATAGCTTTCAATCTAAAAGATAAAAAATACTCCAATAGAGTTCTTCCGAAACTTAACATAAAAGTTCATAGTTATAAATTCCAGCAATAA
- a CDS encoding IS5-like element ISCaa3 family transposase (programmed frameshift) codes for MENSHLKTLKPEEFRRLTGVKAETFAKMLAIIQKAIQTKKAKVGRPNKLSCEQMFLMTLEYLREYRTYFHISKSYGISESNCYYTIRFIEEALIKSGQFTLPGRKALLKSDMEYAVILIDATESPIERPKKKQRYYYSGKKKRHTLKTQLVVDKQTRAIICSSFSNGKRHDFRLFKESKVHISQHSQAIVDTGYQGLKRLHDKSLMPKKRSKKHSLAKADKRSNQQLASQRVLSEHIIGMLKRFKILAERYRNRRKRFGLRFNLIAGIYNYELLC; via the exons ATGGAAAACAGTCATCTAAAAACCTTAAAGCCAGAAGAATTCCGTCGCTTAACAGGCGTAAAGGCTGAGACCTTTGCCAAAATGTTAGCTATCATACAGAAAGCCATTCAAACAAAGAAAGCTAAAGTAGGGCGGCCTAATAAACTGAGTTGTGAACAAATGTTTTTAATGACTTTAGAATATTTAAGAGAATACCGCACATACTTCCATATTTCAAAAAGTTATGGAATAAGTGAGAGTAATTGCTATTATACCATCCGTTTTATTGAAGAGGCGTTAATTAAAAGTGGTCAATTCACTTTACCAGGCCGTAAAGCATTGCTAAAAAGCGATATGGAATATGCAGTAATCTTAATAGATGCTACAGAGAGCCCCATTGAGCGGCCTA AAAAAAAGCAGCGATATTACTACTCAGGTAAAAAGAAACGACATACACTAAAGACGCAACTGGTTGTCGATAAGCAAACGCGAGCCATAATATGTAGTAGTTTTTCAAATGGAAAGCGGCATGACTTTCGCTTGTTTAAGGAATCTAAGGTACATATAAGCCAGCATAGTCAAGCCATAGTAGATACAGGCTATCAAGGGTTAAAGAGGCTACATGACAAATCGCTTATGCCTAAAAAACGCAGTAAAAAGCATTCTTTGGCCAAAGCCGATAAGAGGAGTAATCAGCAATTAGCCAGCCAAAGGGTGCTTAGCGAGCATATAATTGGTATGCTCAAGCGGTTTAAAATTTTAGCGGAGCGTTACAGAAATAGGAGAAAAAGATTTGGGCTACGCTTTAATCTTATTGCTGGAATTTATAACTATGAACTTTTATGTTAA
- a CDS encoding (2Fe-2S)-binding protein, with protein MDAPYYATSTHNIFSKDIDTIIVAGNNHKTGQPLLREHIDHFISTEQYIKQHYGVDTIQATWSAQHYKTADSIPYIGPANRSSKRIYVATGYATDGLIYGTVAGIILSDLVIGKENSWASVYNSNRFTPIASFGSFVKENLNTSLYYLLGYVRSMFERKLAAIKPGEGKVISAKGKKVAAYRNKDGTFKIVSAVCTHMRCIVAWNGAEKSWDCPCHGSRFSVDGNIIEGPALDPLHKITP; from the coding sequence ATGGATGCACCCTATTATGCTACTAGCACCCATAATATTTTTTCTAAAGATATAGATACAATTATAGTAGCTGGTAACAACCATAAAACAGGGCAACCATTGCTCAGAGAACATATAGACCACTTTATATCAACCGAGCAATATATAAAGCAACATTATGGTGTTGATACAATACAAGCTACTTGGTCTGCCCAACATTACAAGACAGCTGACAGCATACCTTATATAGGACCTGCTAATCGTAGTTCTAAAAGAATATACGTAGCTACAGGATATGCTACAGACGGCCTCATCTATGGGACCGTTGCCGGAATAATTTTAAGTGATTTAGTGATTGGGAAAGAGAATTCTTGGGCATCTGTTTATAACAGCAATCGTTTTACACCTATAGCTTCTTTTGGGAGCTTTGTAAAGGAAAACTTAAATACTTCTTTATACTATCTCCTAGGCTATGTACGAAGTATGTTTGAACGAAAGCTTGCTGCTATTAAACCTGGAGAAGGAAAAGTAATTAGTGCTAAGGGAAAAAAAGTTGCCGCTTATAGAAATAAGGATGGAACTTTTAAAATAGTATCAGCAGTTTGTACACATATGAGATGTATAGTAGCTTGGAATGGAGCAGAAAAAAGTTGGGATTGCCCATGTCATGGTAGTAGGTTTAGTGTTGATGGCAACATTATAGAGGGTCCAGCACTTGATCCCCTACATAAAATAACCCCTTAG
- the pcm gene encoding protein-L-isoaspartate O-methyltransferase, translated as MKSNNHLVKYLVNKGILRSKEIINAFTVIDRKDFVGLENLDNAYEDYALSIGYDATISQPTTVAFMLEKLGIMPGDIVLDVGTGSGWTTALLATIVGGKGRVYGVEIVPELVALGQYNLSKYKFSNASIEQSGEILGLPDNAPFDRILVSAGTDDLPKELLMQLKEGGNLIIPIDASIWKVEKRHNSATTIYKYPGFIFVPLQK; from the coding sequence ATGAAAAGTAATAATCACTTAGTTAAGTATTTGGTAAACAAGGGTATCCTTAGGTCAAAGGAAATCATTAATGCCTTTACAGTAATAGACCGAAAAGACTTTGTTGGCTTAGAAAATCTAGATAATGCTTATGAGGACTATGCACTTAGTATTGGCTATGATGCAACTATTTCTCAGCCTACTACGGTAGCCTTTATGCTAGAAAAACTAGGCATAATGCCTGGTGATATAGTATTAGATGTTGGAACAGGCTCTGGTTGGACCACAGCACTTTTAGCTACTATAGTAGGGGGAAAGGGGCGAGTATATGGGGTTGAAATTGTTCCTGAGTTAGTAGCTTTAGGGCAATATAATCTTAGTAAATATAAGTTTTCGAATGCCAGTATAGAGCAATCTGGGGAAATATTAGGGCTACCAGATAATGCACCATTTGATCGGATATTGGTTTCTGCTGGTACTGATGATCTGCCTAAAGAATTGCTAATGCAATTAAAAGAGGGGGGTAATTTAATTATACCAATAGATGCATCAATTTGGAAAGTAGAAAAAAGACATAATTCAGCAACTACTATTTATAAATATCCAGGTTTTATATTTGTGCCATTACAGAAATAG
- the tnpA gene encoding IS200/IS605-like element ISCaa10 family transposase, producing the protein MSKYIHKSHNVTVLLYHLVLPAKYRRVVFDKEVDEALKEICIKIEERYQIKFLEIGTDKDHVYMLVQSVPTYSITKLVTLIKSLTAREIFKLCRQVKKQLWGGEFWSDGYFATTVGKHGDEKMIARYVQNQGNTYEMLYESRQLRLF; encoded by the coding sequence GTGAGTAAATATATCCATAAGAGTCATAATGTAACAGTGTTGTTGTATCATTTGGTCTTACCAGCAAAATATAGGCGTGTAGTTTTTGATAAGGAAGTAGATGAAGCCTTGAAAGAAATTTGTATTAAGATTGAAGAGCGTTATCAAATTAAGTTTTTAGAAATAGGAACCGATAAAGACCATGTATATATGCTGGTACAGAGCGTTCCAACATATAGCATAACCAAACTCGTAACGCTAATCAAAAGTCTTACGGCAAGGGAAATATTCAAGCTGTGTCGGCAAGTAAAGAAGCAATTATGGGGTGGGGAGTTTTGGAGTGATGGATATTTTGCAACTACTGTAGGTAAGCATGGAGATGAGAAGATGATAGCGCGTTATGTGCAAAATCAAGGTAATACGTATGAGATGTTATACGAGAGTAGGCAGCTAAGGTTGTTTTGA
- a CDS encoding KGG domain-containing protein, giving the protein MENKHNNNQGNGNSNNTQNRGFASMPHEKVQEIASKGGHASAEKAGHEGMAERGRAGGHASAERAGHEGMAERGRAGGHASHGAHGKAENEDREDRENAGGDNSNKRGFASMPHEKVQEIASKGGHSSGGGKK; this is encoded by the coding sequence ATGGAAAACAAACATAATAATAACCAAGGAAATGGTAATAGTAACAATACCCAAAACCGTGGATTTGCTTCAATGCCCCATGAAAAAGTACAAGAAATAGCTAGCAAAGGTGGGCATGCATCAGCTGAAAAAGCAGGGCATGAAGGTATGGCTGAGAGAGGGCGTGCTGGTGGACATGCTTCGGCTGAAAGAGCAGGACATGAGGGTATGGCAGAAAGAGGTCGCGCTGGTGGTCATGCTTCACATGGTGCACACGGAAAAGCAGAAAATGAGGATAGAGAAGACAGAGAAAATGCTGGAGGAGACAATAGCAACAAGCGTGGATTTGCTTCAATGCCCCATGAGAAAGTACAAGAAATAGCTAGCAAAGGTGGGCATAGCTCAGGAGGAGGAAAAAAGTAG
- a CDS encoding LysE family translocator: MLELGISYLIAAMIPGPSMALVIRNGILHSRLASLQAAFGIVVGTALQSGIILIGLNFISDYPMVIRGMKMVCACYLIYLGLKSIFSSKIETKTSLIPVSDSNQANKKKQNYFTEGLLVEILNPLAFTFFISILAINYNPQQTSSIKIMYWLELILLAFLWFIMLSFVSSSKAITTYTKKYNRILDVVAGILFIFFGIQQFFS; this comes from the coding sequence ATGTTAGAATTAGGAATATCTTACTTAATTGCTGCTATGATACCAGGTCCCTCTATGGCATTAGTTATTAGAAATGGTATCCTACATTCTAGATTAGCTAGTCTACAAGCTGCTTTTGGAATAGTCGTAGGAACTGCCTTACAATCAGGCATTATATTAATAGGTCTCAACTTTATAAGTGATTATCCTATGGTTATAAGAGGCATGAAAATGGTATGTGCTTGTTACTTAATATACCTAGGATTAAAGAGTATATTTTCATCAAAAATAGAAACCAAAACCTCTTTAATACCAGTCTCAGATTCTAATCAAGCAAATAAGAAAAAACAGAATTATTTTACAGAAGGGCTTTTAGTAGAAATTTTAAATCCATTAGCTTTTACCTTTTTTATAAGTATTTTAGCTATTAATTATAATCCTCAACAAACTTCATCTATTAAGATTATGTATTGGCTTGAACTGATATTACTGGCATTCTTATGGTTTATTATGCTATCTTTCGTATCATCTTCTAAAGCTATTACTACCTATACTAAGAAATACAATAGAATACTAGATGTAGTTGCTGGAATACTTTTTATATTTTTCGGCATACAACAGTTTTTTAGTTAG
- the era gene encoding GTPase Era: MHTSPHQAGFVTIIGKPNVGKSTLMNRLVGERLSIITPKAQTTRHSICGIVSDTDFQIIFTDTPGILKPAYELQESMMHMLQHALVDTDVLLWLVDIKEKEVPPIVEKVLAQGRIPVLLLINKIDLIAGQEALESLVEYWKQKVNVAQIIPIAALQGFQIEQLLKHILVYLPAHPPFYPKDMLTDRPERFFVAEIIREQILYKYQQEIPYAVEVVIEEFKEEASLIRISAMIYVEKKSQKGILIGKQGESLKQVGIAARQALEKFLEKQVFLQQHVKVLPGWRSQNKLLQRFGYES; encoded by the coding sequence ATGCATACATCACCTCACCAAGCAGGATTTGTAACCATTATCGGCAAGCCGAATGTAGGTAAATCTACCCTAATGAATAGGTTAGTAGGTGAACGTCTTTCCATCATTACACCAAAAGCACAGACAACTCGCCACAGTATTTGTGGTATCGTAAGCGACACTGACTTTCAAATTATTTTTACAGATACGCCTGGTATACTTAAGCCTGCTTATGAGCTCCAAGAGTCTATGATGCATATGTTGCAGCATGCTCTGGTAGATACGGATGTCTTGTTGTGGTTAGTAGATATTAAAGAAAAAGAGGTGCCTCCTATTGTTGAAAAGGTTTTAGCACAAGGACGTATACCTGTTTTACTTTTAATTAATAAAATAGATTTAATAGCAGGCCAAGAAGCGTTGGAGAGTCTGGTAGAGTACTGGAAGCAAAAAGTGAATGTAGCGCAAATCATTCCTATAGCTGCTTTGCAGGGATTTCAAATAGAGCAACTTTTAAAGCATATCCTAGTTTATCTGCCCGCACATCCGCCATTTTATCCTAAGGATATGCTCACCGATAGGCCTGAACGTTTTTTTGTAGCAGAGATTATACGAGAACAGATATTATATAAGTATCAACAAGAAATACCTTATGCTGTAGAAGTAGTGATAGAAGAATTTAAAGAAGAGGCTTCACTTATACGTATTAGTGCTATGATTTATGTAGAAAAGAAGAGCCAAAAAGGCATTCTAATTGGTAAACAAGGAGAATCACTTAAGCAAGTAGGTATAGCTGCGCGCCAGGCATTAGAAAAATTCTTAGAAAAACAAGTGTTTTTGCAACAACATGTAAAAGTTTTGCCGGGGTGGCGTAGTCAAAATAAGTTGCTGCAGCGGTTCGGTTATGAAAGTTAA
- a CDS encoding DivIVA domain-containing protein — translation MQLPMQITPAEIRQKNFERKMRGYYIEEVDAFLHALAQSWEQVTTQYKVTKVELEQCKKEIKRLEDLESALLRTIKDAEYTANHIVTQAKQEAELIVQKAHIDAEKLLHEAQKKVQVMEVRSKAEIEYTKTRLEKEVAEMQRVTCDTLQYKANLFQQLQQLAEDILLKCGQAKNVKQSMDV, via the coding sequence TTGCAATTACCTATGCAAATAACGCCTGCTGAGATTAGACAAAAAAATTTTGAAAGGAAAATGAGGGGATATTATATAGAAGAGGTAGATGCTTTTTTACATGCTTTAGCACAGAGTTGGGAACAGGTAACTACGCAGTATAAAGTTACAAAAGTAGAATTAGAACAATGTAAAAAGGAAATAAAGCGCTTAGAAGACCTTGAAAGTGCTCTATTAAGAACAATTAAAGATGCTGAGTATACTGCCAACCATATAGTTACACAGGCTAAGCAAGAGGCTGAATTAATTGTACAAAAAGCCCATATTGATGCAGAAAAATTGTTGCACGAAGCTCAAAAGAAAGTGCAAGTTATGGAAGTCAGAAGTAAGGCCGAAATAGAATATACAAAAACTAGGTTAGAAAAGGAGGTTGCAGAAATGCAGCGTGTTACTTGCGATACATTGCAGTATAAAGCTAATTTATTTCAACAGCTTCAGCAGCTCGCAGAAGATATTTTATTGAAATGCGGACAAGCAAAAAATGTTAAGCAGAGTATGGATGTTTAA
- a CDS encoding 4'-phosphopantetheinyl transferase family protein, with the protein MPIYQLNYTTNQYGYLVWYIEESEEELLRELRLNVEEQATYSNFLHPKRRLEWLASRLAYQKLCTHIQLPCLTIYKSHNGRPYLTDDKIHISLSHCFPFAVAAINQQAPIGIDIQIPSHKLQITQEKYLTKLEIEDSYQDLEKLCICWCTKEAIYKAYGHKALSFQSINLAPFRKEKQGTIHAQVLDKHDYIVHYYIDPNYILAWC; encoded by the coding sequence ATGCCAATTTACCAACTAAATTACACAACTAACCAATATGGCTACCTGGTATGGTATATAGAAGAATCAGAAGAAGAATTACTTAGAGAACTTAGGCTAAACGTAGAAGAACAAGCAACATACAGTAATTTCTTACACCCTAAAAGACGATTGGAATGGTTAGCAAGCAGGTTAGCATATCAGAAATTGTGTACCCATATACAACTCCCTTGTCTGACTATTTACAAGAGCCACAACGGACGTCCTTACCTTACAGATGATAAAATTCATATAAGCCTTTCTCATTGCTTCCCTTTTGCTGTAGCAGCTATCAACCAACAGGCACCGATCGGTATTGATATACAAATACCCAGCCATAAGTTACAGATTACACAAGAAAAGTATCTAACTAAGTTAGAGATAGAAGATAGCTACCAAGATTTAGAAAAACTATGTATTTGCTGGTGTACTAAAGAGGCTATCTACAAAGCATATGGACACAAAGCATTATCTTTTCAGTCAATAAACCTAGCACCTTTTAGGAAAGAAAAGCAGGGCACAATACATGCTCAAGTCTTAGATAAACATGATTACATAGTTCATTATTATATAGATCCTAATTATATTTTAGCTTGGTGTTAA